A portion of the Candidatus Effluviviaceae Genus V sp. genome contains these proteins:
- a CDS encoding TGS domain-containing protein, translating to LDVARQIHREFGENMKSARVWGSGKFDGQVVDREHLVEDGDILEIHVDM from the coding sequence CTCGACGTCGCCCGGCAGATCCACCGCGAGTTCGGCGAGAACATGAAGTCGGCGCGGGTCTGGGGTTCGGGCAAGTTCGACGGACAGGTCGTGGACCGAGAGCATCTCGTCGAGGACGGAGACATCCTCGAGATCCACGTCGACATGTAG